The following is a genomic window from Candidatus Tanganyikabacteria bacterium.
CCTCGAAGCGCCCGCTCACCATCGGCGTCGCCGGGGGGTCCGGGTCGGGCAAGACGACCGTCGCCCGCAACATCCTCGAGCTTGCCGGCCCGCAGAACGTCGCCCACCTGTGCCACGACGCCTATTACTTCGATCTGGGGCACATGCCGTTCGAGGAGCGGGTCAAGCTCAACTTCGACCATCCCTCGAGCCTGGACAACACGCTGTTCGTCGACCACCTCAAGGCCCTGCAGCACAATCAGAGCGTCCAGGCCCCGATTTACGACTTCGCGTCTCACACGCGCCACGCCCAGACCAGGACCATCGAGGCGCGGCGAGTGATCCTCGTCGAGGGGATCCTCATCCTCGGCATGCCCGAGATCCGGCGCCTCCTGGATATCCGCATCTTCGTGGACACGGACCCGGATATTCGCTTCATTCGCCGCCTCGCCCGCGACATCGAGGATCGCGGCCGGTCGCCGCGATCGGTCATCGATCAGTATCTGGCCACGGTCCGGCCGATGCACGTCGAGTTCGTCGAACCGTCCAAGAAGTTCGCCAACGTCGTGGTGCCCGAAGGCGGCATGAACGAAGTGGCGATCGACATAATCCACGCGAAGATCCAGAGCGTGCTCAAGAAGGCGACCGGGCCCCTGCCCGAACCGACGACCGCCAGCGCCACCTAGCCCGTTGCAGGTTGACCTGAATGCCAGACGCGCCCACAGCTCGCAGGTCGCGGCGTGCTCGAGCGTACGCGAGACCCGCGGGCGCGGACGTAAGCGGCGGTCAGGTCAACCCGTAGGGGGTCTGATAGCGGCGCTCAAATGACCTGGCGCCTATCGGACGCAGGCACGGAGGCCTGCGCCACCGATGCAACGGGTGGGGCCGGCCTCCGTGCCGGCCGCGATGCCGGAGCGAAGTCATCAGAGCCGCGCTATGAGCTCGATCGCGATGAACGGTGGCCAGGTGCAGGCGCCCGGGATCCGCCTGCTCGGGCCCGCGGACGCGGCGGACTATCAACGTCTGCGCCTGGCCGGGTTGCGGGGCGACGCCCCGGCGTTCGGCTCCAGCTACGAGGAAGAATGCGATCGGCCGCTATCCGCCGTCGCCGAGCGACTATCCCGGGATCCTGGCCAGACCTTCGTGCTCGGTGCCTTCTGCGACGGCGCGCTGGCGGGCGTCGTGGGTTTCTACCGGGAGACATCCCGTTAAGCCGTTCACAAGGGCAACGTCTGGGGGATGGTCGTCGACCCCGCCTTTCGCGGGCGGGGAATAGGCAGGGCCCTGCTGGAAGCGCTCGTCGCGCGGGCGCGGGCACTCCCGGACTTGGCGTCGCTGCACCTGTGGGTTACCGCCGGCCAGGACGCCGCCCGCCGGCTCTACTCGAGCTGCGGGTTCGAGGTCTACGGACGGGAGCCCGACGCCCTCAGGGTCGAAGAGAGATCCTACGACCAGGAGTACATGATCCGGTTTCTCTAAGCCGTTTTCGGCCTGATTCGAGTCGAGTGGGGCCGCCCTCCGTGCCGGCCGGCAGAGACGCCGGCCCCACCCGAAGTAGCGGGTCTACCTCGAATCGGACCAATCGAGAGTCCCATCGGTGGCACAATCGTGCGGATGCCCAGTCCGACTGGGTTCTTGCCCGGTGGATAAGTCGTGATTCATTCACGGATTTGGTTATGTTAACCGGTAACTCACGCCGAGAAGCCGGGCAGGGGGCAACTCCCGGCGGGACTAGTCCTGTTGCGGCGGGGTCGTCACGACCCCCCGGGGCCGCTTGAAGGCGTCCGGGTACTTGTCGGGCTGCACCGGGTTGGCCCACTTCCCGCCCGAGTTCAGGGCGACCAGGAAGTCGGCCCAGCGGGTCTTGCGGGCGAAATCGGTCTTGACGTAGCCGGCATCCACTATCTCGCCGGCCGGCGCGTAGATGGTGATGCCGGACGACCCGGCGAACGTACGCGCCTCGACGTGCCCGATGACCACGTCGCGCCGCACCAGGGCGGCGAGCGCTCGGGCCTGGGCGGCCACTTCAGCGCGGCTGACCGCCGCGATGCGGTCGAGCACGTCCCCGAGATCGCGGTAGCTGTTGTAGAGGGCGTAGTGCGGATCGGTCTCGTGGACGTACTGCACCGCTCCGCCCATGGCCTCGCGGAGCTTGCCCTTGAGGGCCGGATCCTCCCGCATGGCCGCCAGCAGCGCCCCCGAGAGCTTCCGCAAAGGCTCTACCAGGTCGCGGACCGCCGCGGGCCGGACGGCCGACAGCGTGGCGTCCTTGCGGGCCATTGCCGCCCCGGCCTCGA
Proteins encoded in this region:
- the udk gene encoding uridine kinase codes for the protein MATNGSRPSKRPLTIGVAGGSGSGKTTVARNILELAGPQNVAHLCHDAYYFDLGHMPFEERVKLNFDHPSSLDNTLFVDHLKALQHNQSVQAPIYDFASHTRHAQTRTIEARRVILVEGILILGMPEIRRLLDIRIFVDTDPDIRFIRRLARDIEDRGRSPRSVIDQYLATVRPMHVEFVEPSKKFANVVVPEGGMNEVAIDIIHAKIQSVLKKATGPLPEPTTASAT